A part of bacterium genomic DNA contains:
- a CDS encoding ABC transporter ATP-binding protein, with translation MHANGIQVEGLRKRYGKGDTAVDALKGIDMQVAPGEVVGLIGPSGSGKSTMLKCLGAVIEPTGGRMTIGNTVIYDNGWKIKDLRALRRDLIGFVFQAPYLIPFLDITDNVALLPMLAGRSNVEARKRAMDLLKALDVAHRARAMPSQLSGGEQQRVSIARALVNRPPVILADEPTAPLDSERALTVIRILNQMAHQYETAVIVVTHDEKIIPTFKRIYHIRDGHTQEEAGEGRNY, from the coding sequence ATGCATGCAAATGGAATACAGGTCGAAGGACTGCGCAAGCGATACGGCAAGGGTGATACGGCCGTTGACGCGCTGAAGGGCATCGATATGCAGGTGGCACCCGGTGAGGTGGTCGGGCTGATCGGTCCCTCGGGGTCAGGCAAAAGTACGATGCTCAAATGCCTCGGGGCGGTGATCGAACCCACTGGCGGACGCATGACCATCGGCAACACGGTGATTTATGACAACGGCTGGAAAATAAAGGATCTGCGTGCACTGCGGCGTGACCTGATCGGGTTCGTATTCCAAGCCCCCTACTTGATTCCCTTTCTCGATATCACCGACAACGTCGCACTGTTGCCGATGCTGGCCGGGCGATCCAACGTCGAAGCCAGAAAACGGGCAATGGATTTACTGAAGGCGCTGGATGTCGCTCATCGTGCCAGGGCCATGCCATCGCAACTCTCCGGCGGCGAGCAGCAGCGAGTGTCCATCGCACGGGCGCTTGTCAATCGTCCGCCCGTGATTCTCGCCGATGAACCCACTGCCCCGCTTGACAGTGAGCGTGCGCTGACCGTAATCCGCATTCTAAACCAAATGGCTCACCAATACGAAACGGCCGTCATTGTCGTCACGCACGACGAGAAAATCATCCCGACCTTTAAACGTATCTATCATATCCGCGACGGTCACACTCAAGAAGAGGCTGGTGAAGGACGGAATTACTGA
- a CDS encoding ABC transporter permease, giving the protein MINLAGRDIQHTWGKFVFTGIGLGLLIGVTLTMAGVYRGMVDDAMVLLDNSGADLWIVQKDTLGPYAEPSSLQDDLYRGLLGMPGVARAANITYLTMQVREGERDVRAMVVGVLPGGLGEPGQPRYLVEGRHITRSHYEAVADVTTGFRLGDRLRVRRNDYTVVGLTRRMVSSGGDPMIFIPLKDAQAAQFLKDNDAILQQRRRTAENPAFNRPEAPGLLDAVMGSQSANPYVNAVLVQIEPGYSPGEVAKPIRRWKRLQVYTRVEMQAILIGKLIATSARQIGMFLVILTIVSAAIVAFIIYTLTLGKIREIAVLKLVGTRNRTISWMILQQAVGLGVLGFLVGKIAATSWAGIFPKYVLLLSGDSVRGFLAVVVMCSLASVLAIHAALKVDPAEAIGG; this is encoded by the coding sequence ATGATCAACTTGGCCGGCCGTGATATTCAGCATACATGGGGAAAATTCGTCTTCACGGGAATCGGCCTGGGATTATTGATTGGCGTGACGCTAACCATGGCCGGGGTGTATCGCGGCATGGTGGACGATGCGATGGTATTGCTCGACAACAGCGGGGCCGACTTATGGATAGTGCAGAAAGACACCCTCGGTCCCTATGCCGAACCGTCCAGCCTACAGGACGACCTCTATCGCGGGCTTCTCGGAATGCCCGGCGTGGCCCGTGCCGCCAACATTACCTATTTGACTATGCAAGTTCGCGAGGGCGAGCGCGATGTCCGCGCCATGGTGGTCGGGGTCCTGCCGGGAGGCCTCGGCGAGCCCGGACAGCCCCGATACCTCGTCGAAGGGCGGCATATTACACGGAGTCATTATGAGGCCGTGGCAGACGTGACGACAGGATTTCGGCTTGGTGATCGCCTTCGGGTTCGGCGTAACGACTATACCGTGGTCGGACTAACCCGGCGAATGGTGTCCTCCGGAGGCGATCCGATGATTTTCATTCCTTTGAAGGATGCGCAGGCAGCACAGTTTCTGAAGGACAACGACGCCATTCTCCAACAACGGCGGCGAACCGCCGAAAACCCCGCTTTCAACCGCCCCGAGGCGCCGGGGTTGCTGGACGCTGTGATGGGTTCACAAAGTGCCAATCCGTATGTCAACGCAGTGCTCGTGCAAATCGAACCCGGATATTCTCCCGGAGAGGTGGCTAAACCTATCCGACGCTGGAAACGCCTCCAAGTTTATACCCGCGTAGAGATGCAAGCAATTCTGATCGGCAAGTTGATCGCAACGTCGGCACGCCAAATCGGTATGTTCTTGGTGATTCTCACTATCGTCAGCGCGGCAATTGTCGCCTTCATCATCTATACCCTGACCTTGGGCAAGATTCGTGAAATTGCAGTGCTCAAACTGGTCGGGACCAGGAATCGAACGATCTCCTGGATGATCCTGCAGCAGGCGGTGGGTTTGGGAGTACTCGGGTTCCTCGTGGGGAAAATCGCCGCCACTTCCTGGGCTGGAATTTTTCCCAAATACGTTCTACTCCTGTCGGGCGATTCGGTACGCGGGTTCCTGGCTGTGGTGGTGATGTGCTCTCTGGCAAGCGTCTTGGCCATCCATGCCGCACTCAAAGTGGATCCAGCAGAAGCGATTGGCGGATGA